The Aquificaceae bacterium genome segment GTCCTGCACCTGTGCACCCTTTTCTCTAAAAAGCTCAAGAAAAGCCAAAATATGTCTGTTTATCCCAAGGTCCTTTCCTTGTCTTAAAAGAGCTATACGCATGGTCTAAAAATCATATCATAGTTTTCGGGTTATAATAGCTTTATGCTTGCAAAGAGAGTATCTCATATAAAGCCAGCACCTACGCTTGCCCTTACAGCTAAGGTAAGCCAGCTCAAGGCTCAAGGTGTAGATATAGTGGGTTTTGGTGCAGGAGAGCCTGACTTTGACACGCCAGATTTTATAAAAGAAGCCTGTATAAGAGCCCTAAAGGAAGGGAAAACCAAGTATGCACCCTCTGCTGGTATTCCACAGCTAAGAGAAGCCCTTGCAGAGAAGCTCCTTAAAGAGAACGGTATAGAGTACAAACCCTCTGAGATAGTAATAACCGCAGGAGCAAAGATGGCACTTTTTCTTATTATGCTTGCTCTTTTGGAAGAGGGTGATGAGGTGCTACTCCCTACACCTTACTGGGTAACCTATCCAGAGCAGATACTTCTCTGTAATGCAAAGGTTGTAGAAGTGCCACTTAGAGAAGAAGAAGGCTTTGTCCTCAAGGCTGACCTTCTGAGAGAATACATAACACCAAAGACAAAAATGCTAATACTTAACTCACCCTCTAACCCTACTGGTGCGGTAATTCCAGAAGAAGAACTAAGAAAGATTGCGGAGCTCTGCCTTGAAAAGAACATACTTATAGTTTCGGATGAATGCTACGAAGCCTTTCTCTACGACGGAGAAAGGTTTGTAAGTCCTGCCAGCCTCTCAAAGGAGATAAGAGAGATAACCTTTACCGTTAATGCCTTTTCAAAGAGCTATTCTATGACAGGATGGCGTGTGGGTTATGTAGCCTGTCCAGAAAAATATGCAAAGGTAATAGCGGACCTAAACAGTCAAAGCATTTCCAACGCCACCACCTTTGCCCAGTATGGAGCCTTAGAGGCTTTAAAAAATCCAGAAGCCAAAACCTTTGTGGAAAATATGAGAAAAACCTTTGAAAAGAGAAGAGACCTTGCTTACAGTCTATTGAGGGAGATACCAAAGGTAAGCGTAGTCAAGCCTAAGGGAGCCTTCTATATATTTCCAAATTTCACATATTACTCACAAAAACT includes the following:
- a CDS encoding pyridoxal phosphate-dependent aminotransferase is translated as MLAKRVSHIKPAPTLALTAKVSQLKAQGVDIVGFGAGEPDFDTPDFIKEACIRALKEGKTKYAPSAGIPQLREALAEKLLKENGIEYKPSEIVITAGAKMALFLIMLALLEEGDEVLLPTPYWVTYPEQILLCNAKVVEVPLREEEGFVLKADLLREYITPKTKMLILNSPSNPTGAVIPEEELRKIAELCLEKNILIVSDECYEAFLYDGERFVSPASLSKEIREITFTVNAFSKSYSMTGWRVGYVACPEKYAKVIADLNSQSISNATTFAQYGALEALKNPEAKTFVENMRKTFEKRRDLAYSLLREIPKVSVVKPKGAFYIFPNFTYYSQKLGSDLKLADYLIEKGRVAGVPGSAFGAEGYLRLSYCVSEDTIKEGISRIKNAVESI